In the Campylobacter showae genome, one interval contains:
- the rsmI gene encoding 16S rRNA (cytidine(1402)-2'-O)-methyltransferase codes for MLYFVPTPIGNLSDISLRALSVLRECEVLFCEDTRVAKSLINLLNTRFDANINIQKFIPLHTHNEDEILSKIELEIFDKNVAFLSDAGMPGISDPGAALVNFAIKNDIAYEVLSGSNAALLAVVASGLCEKEFCFLGFLPNNGKERAAAIQNALNSPFPAVIYESPKRILSLVLDFAKLEPDREIFAIKEATKKFETKFRATASELAKKLQNTNLSGEWCVVVQKNPNFTSEKITQNDILELEISPKAKAKLLAKITGRNAKEIYSELTR; via the coding sequence TTGCTATATTTCGTTCCTACGCCGATAGGAAATTTAAGCGATATCTCGCTTCGCGCTTTGAGCGTTTTGCGCGAATGCGAGGTACTCTTTTGCGAAGATACCAGAGTCGCAAAATCCCTCATAAATCTGCTAAATACGCGTTTTGACGCAAATATAAATATCCAAAAATTTATCCCTCTACATACGCATAACGAAGATGAAATTTTATCCAAAATCGAGCTTGAAATTTTTGATAAAAACGTCGCATTTTTAAGCGATGCGGGCATGCCGGGCATCAGCGATCCTGGAGCCGCGCTCGTAAATTTCGCTATAAAAAACGACATCGCATACGAAGTGCTAAGCGGATCAAACGCCGCACTCTTAGCCGTCGTCGCAAGCGGTCTTTGCGAAAAAGAATTTTGTTTTCTAGGATTTTTGCCAAATAACGGCAAAGAGCGAGCCGCAGCTATACAAAATGCGCTAAATTCGCCGTTTCCCGCGGTAATCTACGAAAGCCCCAAACGCATACTTTCGCTTGTTTTAGACTTTGCCAAGCTTGAGCCGGATAGAGAAATTTTTGCCATAAAAGAAGCTACGAAGAAATTTGAAACCAAATTTAGAGCCACGGCAAGCGAGTTGGCAAAAAAACTGCAAAATACGAATTTAAGCGGCGAGTGGTGCGTCGTCGTACAAAAAAATCCAAATTTTACCTCAGAAAAAATCACTCAAAACGATATTTTAGAGCTTGAAATTTCGCCCAAAGCCAAGGCCAAACTCCTAGCCAAAATCACCGGCAGAAACGCCAAAGAAATTTACTCCGAACTCACTCGCTAA
- a CDS encoding DUF6115 domain-containing protein — MNNDLIIFVIFGLILTVLFVLVFIKDLEASRKFSRYEKAIESLMQELHAVKKQVASLDRSEPAKFDVVQLESNLEQRLNEKINQKITPIINTLQGIESSIDSFQSQQQDRLFTLEERTKSISKISAPNGEDDEKRIVQMYSEGKSVESIAKELCVGVGKVELTLKLRELI; from the coding sequence ATGAATAACGACTTGATAATATTTGTCATTTTTGGGCTGATTTTGACGGTGCTTTTCGTGCTGGTTTTTATAAAAGACTTAGAAGCATCGAGAAAATTTTCAAGATACGAAAAAGCGATCGAAAGCCTGATGCAAGAGCTACACGCGGTAAAAAAACAGGTCGCGAGTTTAGACCGAAGCGAGCCGGCCAAATTTGACGTAGTGCAGCTAGAAAGTAACCTCGAACAGCGTCTAAACGAAAAAATAAATCAAAAAATTACCCCGATAATAAACACCCTCCAAGGCATCGAAAGCTCGATAGATAGCTTCCAAAGCCAGCAGCAAGATAGGCTTTTTACGCTTGAGGAGCGCACAAAAAGCATCAGCAAAATCTCCGCTCCAAACGGCGAGGACGACGAAAAGCGCATAGTGCAGATGTATAGCGAAGGCAAAAGCGTCGAAAGCATCGCAAAAGAGCTGTGCGTGGGCGTCGGCAAGGTTGAGCTGACGCTAAAACTGCGAGAGCTGATATAG
- a CDS encoding 16S rRNA (uracil(1498)-N(3))-methyltransferase has translation MKFLYSKEAKNEQIRLEGEAFLHLKARRAKVGERIDVRNLTDGQNHIYEIVNLDKRGAELNLIFSHDVEARNSDLALAWAVVDPKTIEKTLPGLNEMSVAKIVFFYGEFSQKNFKLDFSRLERILISSCEQCGRNDLMKFEIYKSLDEMVKFYPNVALIDFEGENLDGYAGKEILAVGPEGGFSGSEREAVAKKYGLRAKNILRSQTAILGIAAKILI, from the coding sequence ATGAAATTTTTATATTCAAAAGAGGCCAAAAACGAGCAAATTAGGCTTGAGGGCGAGGCGTTTTTGCACCTAAAGGCACGGCGCGCTAAGGTAGGCGAGCGCATCGACGTGCGAAATTTGACCGACGGACAAAACCACATCTATGAAATCGTAAATTTAGACAAAAGAGGCGCGGAGCTAAATTTGATATTTTCGCACGACGTGGAAGCGCGAAATAGCGATCTAGCGCTAGCTTGGGCCGTCGTCGATCCAAAAACGATCGAAAAAACGCTGCCCGGCCTAAATGAAATGAGTGTAGCTAAAATCGTCTTTTTTTACGGCGAGTTTTCGCAAAAAAACTTTAAGCTCGATTTTTCGCGCCTAGAGCGCATTTTGATAAGCTCGTGCGAGCAGTGCGGACGAAACGATTTGATGAAATTTGAAATTTATAAAAGCCTGGACGAAATGGTTAAATTTTACCCAAACGTCGCTCTTATCGACTTTGAAGGCGAAAATCTAGACGGCTATGCGGGCAAGGAAATTTTAGCGGTCGGGCCCGAGGGTGGATTTAGCGGAAGCGAGCGAGAGGCGGTCGCGAAAAAATACGGACTGAGAGCAAAAAATATTTTGCGCTCGCAAACGGCGATTTTAGGCATAGCGGCTAAAATTTTGATTTAA
- a CDS encoding 6-pyruvoyl trahydropterin synthase family protein: MIIRKMFKFENAHIVRFCSSKRCKTSIHGHSYRAEILLESNFLDNAGMVYDFGLMKREIGCIIDSFDHCTTIFSGDGAEYKNDLKKHSARWIEIPLNPSAEQFCRIFFVMIDRLLKTTQMQNGEREVELHSVIVHETDTGYAQCFREDAYNAKMGEVNLNEIVFSEGVRAEWEDEELFEKIKLGKKIVNPKEV, translated from the coding sequence ATGATAATAAGAAAAATGTTTAAATTTGAAAACGCCCATATCGTTAGATTTTGTAGCTCAAAACGCTGCAAAACTAGTATCCACGGGCACTCTTATAGGGCTGAAATTTTACTGGAGTCAAATTTCCTCGATAACGCGGGGATGGTGTATGATTTTGGCCTGATGAAGCGCGAAATCGGCTGCATCATCGATAGCTTTGATCACTGCACGACGATATTTAGCGGCGATGGAGCCGAGTATAAAAACGATCTCAAAAAGCACTCTGCGCGCTGGATCGAGATCCCGCTAAATCCCTCCGCAGAGCAGTTTTGCAGGATATTTTTCGTGATGATCGATAGGCTTTTAAAAACCACGCAGATGCAAAACGGCGAGCGTGAAGTGGAGCTTCACAGCGTCATCGTCCACGAGACCGACACGGGCTATGCGCAGTGCTTCAGAGAGGATGCGTATAACGCCAAAATGGGCGAGGTAAATTTGAACGAGATCGTCTTTTCCGAGGGCGTTAGAGCCGAGTGGGAGGACGAGGAGTTGTTTGAGAAAATCAAGCTAGGCAAAAAAATAGTAAATCCAAAGGAGGTCTAG
- the rpmE gene encoding 50S ribosomal protein L31 has product MKKEIHPEFVECKVTCACGNTFTTKSNKNEIRVDICSECHPFFTGSEKIVDSAGRVDKFKKKYNLK; this is encoded by the coding sequence ATGAAAAAAGAAATTCATCCGGAATTTGTTGAGTGCAAAGTAACTTGCGCTTGCGGCAACACCTTCACTACGAAGTCAAACAAAAACGAGATCAGAGTGGACATCTGCTCAGAGTGCCATCCGTTTTTCACGGGCAGCGAAAAGATCGTAGATAGCGCAGGCCGCGTCGATAAATTTAAGAAAAAATATAACTTAAAATAA
- the moaA gene encoding GTP 3',8-cyclase MoaA — protein MLIDGHGRTVDYLRISVTQRCNFRCKYCMPKTPFSWEPKENLLSFEELFLFVKVCLDEGVKKIRITGGEPLLRKDLDKFIAMISEHSPDVDLAITTNGFMLKHYAKALKNAGLKRINMSLDSLKTEKAKFLAQKSVLHEVLAGLDAALEAGLKVKLNTVALRGVNDDEIVSLLEFARSMGCQIRFIEYMENIHATDELKGMKSAEILEVIAKKYRFEAAEKIPTSPASIYRLEDGYTFGVIDPHKHDFCESCNRIRLTAEGHLIPCLYFEDAMSIKDAVRKGDIAGASEILRQVLQNKPKENKWAIGSQNETSSRAFYQTGG, from the coding sequence ATGTTAATAGACGGGCACGGACGGACGGTTGATTATCTGCGTATTTCGGTCACGCAAAGATGCAACTTTAGATGCAAATACTGCATGCCTAAAACTCCGTTTAGCTGGGAGCCGAAGGAAAATTTACTAAGCTTTGAGGAGCTGTTTTTATTTGTCAAAGTCTGCCTAGACGAAGGCGTAAAAAAGATCCGTATCACGGGCGGCGAACCGCTACTGCGTAAGGACTTGGACAAATTTATCGCGATGATAAGCGAGCATAGCCCGGACGTCGATCTAGCTATCACGACAAACGGCTTTATGCTCAAACACTACGCAAAAGCCCTCAAAAACGCGGGCTTAAAGCGCATAAATATGTCGCTTGATAGCTTAAAAACCGAAAAGGCTAAATTTCTTGCGCAAAAAAGCGTCCTGCACGAGGTTTTAGCGGGCCTTGACGCTGCGCTTGAAGCCGGACTAAAAGTCAAGCTAAACACCGTCGCGCTAAGAGGCGTAAACGACGACGAGATCGTCTCTTTACTAGAGTTTGCGCGCTCTATGGGTTGTCAGATTCGCTTTATCGAATACATGGAAAATATCCACGCGACGGACGAGCTAAAAGGCATGAAATCGGCTGAAATTTTAGAGGTCATCGCAAAAAAATATCGCTTCGAAGCAGCCGAAAAGATCCCGACGAGCCCGGCCAGCATCTACAGACTAGAGGACGGCTATACCTTCGGCGTCATCGACCCGCACAAACACGACTTTTGCGAGAGCTGTAATCGCATACGCCTCACGGCCGAGGGGCATCTCATCCCGTGCCTATACTTCGAGGATGCGATGAGCATAAAAGACGCCGTAAGAAAGGGCGATATCGCGGGCGCTAGCGAAATTTTACGCCAGGTTTTACAAAATAAACCCAAAGAAAACAAATGGGCGATCGGTTCTCAAAACGAGACCTCAAGCCGCGCCTTTTACCAAACGGGCGGCTGA
- a CDS encoding 7-carboxy-7-deazaguanine synthase QueE, whose product MSLNLVESFLSIQGEGASSGRLAIFLRFAGCNLNCAGFGVRAVSPKTGETLVGCDTIRAVFTGHFSYQKISRADELIKITQNLSANLRQKPIIVITGGEPLLHHKNQILLDFLDFATSEGYEPHFETNGTIEVDFAKFEIYKRCRFAVSVKLENSGESEARRINDSALKAIKQNAAGSFYKFVLDKKSVEDGSAIAQISRILEICDAEVFCMPQGYDKISLEQNAVAVAQFAIKHGFSYSDRLHIRLWGAKEGV is encoded by the coding sequence TTGAGTTTAAACCTAGTCGAGAGTTTTCTAAGCATCCAAGGCGAAGGCGCAAGTAGCGGCCGTTTGGCGATTTTCTTGCGGTTTGCGGGCTGCAACCTAAACTGCGCAGGCTTTGGAGTGCGCGCCGTCTCGCCCAAAACCGGCGAAACGCTAGTTGGCTGCGACACGATACGCGCGGTTTTTACGGGACATTTTTCGTATCAAAAAATCTCGCGCGCGGACGAACTCATAAAAATAACGCAAAATTTAAGCGCAAATTTACGCCAAAAACCTATCATCGTCATCACCGGCGGCGAGCCGCTACTACATCATAAAAACCAAATTTTGTTAGATTTTTTGGATTTTGCGACTAGCGAGGGATACGAGCCGCATTTTGAGACGAACGGCACTATCGAGGTGGATTTTGCCAAATTTGAGATTTATAAAAGATGTCGCTTTGCTGTCAGCGTCAAGCTTGAAAATAGCGGCGAGAGCGAGGCTAGACGTATCAACGATAGCGCTCTAAAAGCGATAAAACAAAACGCCGCTGGCAGTTTTTATAAATTCGTCCTTGACAAAAAAAGCGTAGAGGACGGCTCGGCCATAGCGCAAATTTCGCGCATTTTAGAGATTTGCGACGCCGAAGTCTTTTGTATGCCGCAAGGTTATGATAAAATAAGCCTTGAGCAAAACGCCGTAGCCGTCGCGCAGTTTGCGATCAAGCACGGTTTTAGCTACTCCGATCGCCTGCATATCAGGCTTTGGGGCGCAAAAGAAGGGGTTTAA